TGCAGACTCGCGCTGCTCTTGCGACAGCGGTTCAGACCGTGACATTTTGACTTCCATTTCTCAAACCAAGAAGGACTTCCCACCACGCGCTCCCGTGGCTCAGCGCGTGTGATTCTCGGCAGGCCTTCGGCTGGAGGCGCCCCATTCACTGCGTCCGAAGCGTGGGCATGCACATCGGAGGCTCCCCCTGCGCCGAGCCAACGCATTCAGACCCGGTAGGACACTGCGGATATTGTTCACCACAGATTGACTCGCAGAGTCTCGCCACCTGGAATCTCGCCCACCACGGCTTGGTCCATGGAACCGGGCCTGGTTTCCAGAGTTGGCAGAACTGCGCGCCCTGATCACGCTCATTTGAGGCATGGCAATCCTCGGCGCTATAGCACTCACCATAGGTCCCCGTGAGCAGCCAGGTGCTCCCGGCAACGAGGACCGAGAGCACCACGGCTCCGCCGAGCATCCGCCTGTTGCGACCGCCCATTCGCCTCCCGGGTGATGCGAGCACAATCATTCCTTCTCTTGGTGTTGGATGCCTCCAGTCCCGCCGTCAGCGCGTTCGGGACAGAACTCATCCCTCAAAGCTGAAGGAGGACATTCACATGCCGATGAAACCGTGGGCAGTTCCTGGCATCCAGGAAGAAGGTCGTTGAAGCGATCGTCTCTCGTGGACCGATGGCATCCCGTGCTGATCGTCCACACAAACGCCATCCAGAATAGTCGAACCATTTGCTTCCTTACGAGAAACGGCTGCGGCACTGGGGCGGGCAGCGGACTCAATCCATCCACCAGAATGGGCGATTCTCGATTCGCCACTCCGACCGACCGGGCGAACATATCGGAAGCTCACCATGAGGCGAGTGAGGGCATGCAGCTCCAGAAGGGCACCGCGGATATCCTTTGCCACAGAGCGTCTCGCAGGTTCTCACCGCCTGGAATTTCGCCCACCACGGCTTGTCCAATGGAACTGGGCCGGGTCCCCATACATGGCAGAACCGAGGAGCCCCACCGCAATCCTCGGCGGCAAAGCACTCACCATAGGTCCCCGTGAGCAGCCAGGTGCTCCCGGCAACGAGGACCGAGAGCACCACGGCTCCGCCGAACATCCACCTATTGCGGCTGCCCATTCGCCCTCCCGGCGCCCATGCCGGCCCCTCAGTCGTAGTACATGAAGTGCTGTGTGCCTCGAACGAGGCGCTCGTCGTCCAAGATCACCATGAACACTTCGTACGAATCCGTCGGCTCCAGGGGTTCGGAGTAGCGCATCGTCACTTTCGTACCTGCCGGGACGATGTACTTCGGCTTGCCCATCCGCCGAACTACCTCATCTGCGGTCTTGCCCCGCAGTGACTCCAGGGCGCCCTCTTGAGCCGAGCGAACCCCCTGCACTACGCCGCTCATGAAGTAGAGACATGCCGCCTCCGACGGCGACGAGAGCCGTCGGTCGATCCATCGTTCAGGTTGGGCAGTGGCTTGGTTCTCGAAGCACCACTCTTCAGGTGTCTCTTCGGAGTAGGTCGCAAGAGGCTTCCCCAACAGTTGCACCACTTCCGCTTCGGTTTCGCCAGCACGGATGTCTTGGAACGCGACCTCGGAGAATCCATCGGCGATCTTGGTTTGCGGGCGCGTCATCCACACCACGACCAGCACGAACACCGAAGTCAGAGTGATGACACCCGCGAGCATCCAAAGGAGCATTCTTTTCATGGTGTCGAAGTGTTTGGAGGCCAGCCTACCGGTGGCTGCGTCCCAGGTGGGTGGTGCATGGGCTTGCCCAGCCATCATAGCCAACAAGTACCGTGGGTGGCCGAAGAGGAGGTCCACGCGGCACAGCATCTCCGAGAGGACGCTCAGCGATTGGCGCGGCAACTTCGTCAGTAGCCGTGGGCAAGTCTTTGCCCCCTCGCCCTTTTTCGACCGTCCCCCCTCCTCCAAAGGAGAGAAGGAGGCCTTTGGACCCCCTCACGGAGGGAAAATCACCGTGTCCGGACCCGACCGATATGTCCGTCACGTATCCACGTTGAGGCCCATGCGGGCAAATGCCCGCGGAAACCCAGGACAGGGCTGGCGTGACCGGACGCCGGCCTCTTCGCGGGATGGAGGGGTGGATGACGGAGCTCTCGGTGGATGTGCGTGTGCAGGTGGCTCGGTTGCGGAACCTCCTGGTCGATGCGGCCCGTTGTGGCGCCCTCGCCAGTCCCCTGGCGTCCCTGCCGCATCCCCGCTGGGAGCCCCTGGAACTCCAGGCCCTGTGGTGGCTGCGCGCGGAGTGTCTGCTGCCGGTGGGGGTGCTCGCGCACCGTTTGGGTGGACTCGCCATGCCCCGCCTGAGCCGGCTGGTGGACCGGCTGGAGGAGGGGGGCCTCGTGCGCCGCGAACGTTCGGTGCGGCATGACCGCCGACGCGTGCGCGTGCGCCTCACCGATGCGGGCCGCGCGGTCGCGGAGGAGACGGACGCGCTGGTGCAGGAGCGCATGGCGCGGCTGCTGTCCCCGCTCCAGGGGGAGACACGCAGCGCCCTGATGGACATCCTGGAGCTGTGGGTGGAAACGCTGGGCGCCCAGGCGCGCGCCGCCGGGGAAGAGGAAGAGGAGAACACCGCGCCGACCCTCGTCCCCGACGAGGTTCTAACGGCCTCGGCCGCCTGACGAAGGCCCGCGGGCCTACAGCTTCACTTCGAGGACGCCCGAGCGACGGCACGCCTCCGTGCCCTCGCCCTCCCAGTCCGCATGGCCCTCCGCCTGCACCTGTACCTGGAGCCGTTCGGAGCGCACCGGCCCCAGGGACCACCGTCCATCCGTGAGCGTCTCTCCGCGCACGGGTGGCATTGAGCGTCCTCCACCGTCGGCCGTCACCAGGGCCCCCGCCACGGGACGCCCCTGCTGCGTGACAAGCACCTCACAGGAAGGGGCCGGAGCCTCTTCCGCCGCGAGCCTCACCTCGACGTCCGCGGCCTCCGCGCCCACATGCGCGACGGTGCTCGAGCGCAGCGCATACGGCGAGGACGCGATCATGACGCGGTACGTGCCGGGCTCCAGCAGGGACACCGCGACGCCGTCTCCCTCCGGGATGAACTCCTGCGCGGGCACGTCGCTCCAGGCGCCACGCGCATCGCGGCGCTGGAGCAGGTACACCGGATAGGGAGACCGGGCCCGCGCTTGAAGTTGGGCCTGCGTGAAGCCATCCATCCTCAACACCAGCCACCGGTACACCGGCAGGCGCCACACCACCTCCGCCGTCCCGGCCGTCTCCGCCGTCGGCGTGAAGGTGAAGTCTCCCTGCGATGGCGCCACCGGCCGCTCCGACGCCCCTTCCTCCCGCCACAGCGTGAAGCGTGACGCGCGCCACGTTGGCACGTCCGGCACCGTGAAGCGTCCATCCGCCGCCACCTCCACCTCCCGCCCGTCTTCCGTGCGCAACACCGCCGGCCCCGCGGACCGGGACGTATCCCCCAGCAGCACCCGGCCCCGCAGGGCGACAGTGCGGCGCACGCCTTCGGGGAACAGCCGCGCCACGTCCAGCGTCACCGTGCCCACGGTGCCCTCGCGCAGCGGCACGTCCACCGGGCCCCCTTCCCTTCCCGACGGCGCACGCAACCACAGGCGCACCGCCCGGTCCGGAGGCAGCGGCGCCAGCACCGTGTCGCCCTCCTTCCCGAGCGGCACCGGCAAACCGTCCTGGAGCGCCCCCATCAACTCCGGCGCCACCAGCCGCAGCACCCCCAGCAGGGCACTGGCCCGCTCCGCGTCCACCGGCTCCACGTCGCGCTCGATGCGCACGGAGAACGCCCCTGCGACGTCCCTCGCACCGGCCAACCTCACGCGCACGCCCGTGGGCCGCGTCGCCCGCAGCACTCCTGCGTCCAGCAATCCTGATCCAGGAGGCGAGGCCGGCACGAGGTCGCCCCACCAGAACGTCCCATCCGGCTCGAACGCGACCAACTGGTAGCGCGGCGCTGACGGCACCTCCACCGGACCCAGCACCCCACCCCGCGCGGAGGCGGTGACGGGCGCCGTCACCCACCCACGCACGTTGGCCAGGTCCTCCAGCCGCGAGGGCCCCGCGTGCGCCCCCCTCTCCCGCCCCTGCTCCCACCACCGCAGGTCCTCATCGGAGATGAACGCCGCGCCCACGCGCGCCTCCCCCGTGAACGGCTGCGCGCCCTCCAGCGTCGCCCGCAGCCACAGGCCCGCATCCGCCACCTCCCGCGCCTCCACGGGAGGCACGACGTCACGCACGCCCGCGTCCGCGACCTCCACGGACACGGACGGCACCCGGACGGGAGAGACGCCGGGCCTGCGGGACGCGGCCCACCACGCGGCCAGGAGCACCGCGCCCAGGAGCATCCCGGTCAGGACCTGCTTCCAGCGCATGGAGCCTCAGTCCGTGTCGCTGTTGGAATACAGGGACACCCACACCGGCGCGTGGTCCGACAGCCGGGTGACGTAGTCCTTCATGTTCGCGATGTAGTCGCGGCCCGTGCTGGAGAACTCCGTCACGTAGGTGTCCTGCCACCAGAAGTGGTCATACGCATTGGCGAAACCCCCGGTCGAATTGATGGTGGTGGGCGTGTCCAGCTTGCACGTCACCGCGGGCGACACCGCCTTCAACTCGCTCCACGCCGCATGGGTGCAGGCCATGTTGTGGTCGCCCAGCAGGATGACGTCCTGGTCGGTGCCGCTCGCGGCCTGCACCGACGCGAACACCGCGTCGATGGCCTGCGCCTCCAACTTGCGGTCCGCCGCCACGCCCCACACCGTGTGCCAGTTGAGGAACGTGTAGTCCGCGCCCGTGGGGACGTGCCGCACCTTCACCACCTGCGGCTCCCGCTCGAACAGGTCCCCCGCGTCGCTCCACACCGTGGAGGACAGCAGCGACACCGTGTCCGTCCGGTACAGCACCGCGTACGACTCCTTGTAGGACGAACGCCCGATGAGCGGCGTCACCACCGCCGTCCACGCCACGCCCGACACCTGCGTCAGGTTCTGCGCGATGGCCTGCGCCGCCGCCGCGTTCATCACCTCCTGGAGGAACACCAGGTCACAGCCGTTGTTCGCCGTGCTGCCCGAACCGAACTGGCTCCAGAGCTGCCGCGCGTCATCCAGGTAGGTCTGCTCCGCCGCCCACCCTTCGTGGCGGAGGTTCCAGCTCACCACCCGCAGGTAGGAGCCTGCCTGCGACAACGCGGGGAGCATCAGCACGGTCAACACCAGCACACGCGACAAGAAGGACGACCCTCTCATTCGACGGCACCTCGGGCCTGCGGGGAGGACGGCCACCCCATCTTCCGCAAGCCCGGCCCCCAGGGACAGCAAACCTTCGACGGAATGGAGGTCACATGACCATGACCCTTAAATGCAACTTGATTGCATATGGATCATGATGGCATTTATTGCGGGTCCCCGCTGGAAGGCGGGTCGGCGCGCGCACCGCCACGGGTGCGTCCGGAGGGGTCCAATGAACCGCATCGTCTGGGGCGTCGGAGGCACGGGGGTGGCGCTGGCGTGTCTGGCGCTCGGCTGGCTCCACCGCCCCGTGGAGATTTCCGCCGTCGCGGTTCCCGTCCCGCCCGCCGTCGCGCGTCAAACACCCGTGGAGCCCGCGCCGCGCCCCGTGGCCATCGTCCGGCCCGCGCCGGCACGGGCGCCCGTGGCCGTCGTGTCCGCTCCGGAACCGGAACCATCCCCGGAGGCGGTCCTGGAGGCGGCGCTGAAGGTCCAGGGGCCGCCCCAGCCGGAGCTGCGCGACCGCGCGCGTCGTGCGCTGCCGAACACCCGCGTGCGGCTGGTGAAGGCCCTGCGCGCGGACCATGCGAGCCCCCAGGCCCGCCGCGACGCGGTGCTCGCGGAGCTCACCGCGTCCGGTGACAGCGCGGAGCCGTGGACGCAGGACGCCCGCGCCGCGCTGGACTCGTGGCGCTCCCGCATCCACCAGGACGTGCGGCCCGTCCAGGCGGAGGCGCCCCACTGCTACGCCGCCGGCTGCGTCTCGCGCGTCACCTTCCCGGACGAGGCGTCCTTCCGCGACGCCTGGAAACGCGCGTCCAGCCTCGCCCCCAGCGCGCACAGCGCCCACCTCCAGCTCCCGCCCGAGCGCCTGCCCTCGGGCGAGGTGCGCGTCCCGTGGCTCGTCCTGCGCCCGGACCGCTCCTGAGCCCCCACCCTCACACCCCGCAGCACCATCCCAAGGAGCCCCCCATGATGAAGCACCTGTCCACCCATGCACTCGCCGCCGCCAGCGCGGTCCTCCTGCTCGCCGGTTGCGGCGCCACCGAGGAGCAGACCGCTCCGGAGGCGGTGGCCCCCATCACCCAGCAGTCGGAGCTGCTCGCCGCCTGCCAGGACACGGAGGAGCTCGCGGAGGCCGCCGAGCACTCCTGCCACCACGCCGAATACGGTCCCTTCGAGT
The DNA window shown above is from Corallococcus soli and carries:
- a CDS encoding MarR family winged helix-turn-helix transcriptional regulator, producing MTELSVDVRVQVARLRNLLVDAARCGALASPLASLPHPRWEPLELQALWWLRAECLLPVGVLAHRLGGLAMPRLSRLVDRLEEGGLVRRERSVRHDRRRVRVRLTDAGRAVAEETDALVQERMARLLSPLQGETRSALMDILELWVETLGAQARAAGEEEEENTAPTLVPDEVLTASAA
- a CDS encoding carboxypeptidase regulatory-like domain-containing protein, whose amino-acid sequence is MRWKQVLTGMLLGAVLLAAWWAASRRPGVSPVRVPSVSVEVADAGVRDVVPPVEAREVADAGLWLRATLEGAQPFTGEARVGAAFISDEDLRWWEQGRERGAHAGPSRLEDLANVRGWVTAPVTASARGGVLGPVEVPSAPRYQLVAFEPDGTFWWGDLVPASPPGSGLLDAGVLRATRPTGVRVRLAGARDVAGAFSVRIERDVEPVDAERASALLGVLRLVAPELMGALQDGLPVPLGKEGDTVLAPLPPDRAVRLWLRAPSGREGGPVDVPLREGTVGTVTLDVARLFPEGVRRTVALRGRVLLGDTSRSAGPAVLRTEDGREVEVAADGRFTVPDVPTWRASRFTLWREEGASERPVAPSQGDFTFTPTAETAGTAEVVWRLPVYRWLVLRMDGFTQAQLQARARSPYPVYLLQRRDARGAWSDVPAQEFIPEGDGVAVSLLEPGTYRVMIASSPYALRSSTVAHVGAEAADVEVRLAAEEAPAPSCEVLVTQQGRPVAGALVTADGGGRSMPPVRGETLTDGRWSLGPVRSERLQVQVQAEGHADWEGEGTEACRRSGVLEVKL
- a CDS encoding endonuclease/exonuclease/phosphatase family protein, which codes for MLVLTVLMLPALSQAGSYLRVVSWNLRHEGWAAEQTYLDDARQLWSQFGSGSTANNGCDLVFLQEVMNAAAAQAIAQNLTQVSGVAWTAVVTPLIGRSSYKESYAVLYRTDTVSLLSSTVWSDAGDLFEREPQVVKVRHVPTGADYTFLNWHTVWGVAADRKLEAQAIDAVFASVQAASGTDQDVILLGDHNMACTHAAWSELKAVSPAVTCKLDTPTTINSTGGFANAYDHFWWQDTYVTEFSSTGRDYIANMKDYVTRLSDHAPVWVSLYSNSDTD